A region of Etheostoma cragini isolate CJK2018 chromosome 24, CSU_Ecrag_1.0, whole genome shotgun sequence DNA encodes the following proteins:
- the LOC117939687 gene encoding gap junction alpha-3 protein-like, producing MGDWSFLGRLLENAQEHSTVIGKVWLTVLFIFRILVLGAAAEEVWGDEQSDFTCNTQQPGCENVCYDEAFPISHIRFWVLQIIFVSTPTLIYLGHVLHIVRMEEKRREREEELRKAGRHQEDHDPLYHNGVGDGGRGGGGKKEKPPIRDEHGKIRIRGALLRTYIFNIIFKTLFEVGFILGQYFLYGFHLRPLYKCGRWPCPNTVDCFISRPTEKTIFIIFMLVVACVSLVLNLLEIYHLGWKKVKQGVSNEFVRDSESLLSSPHEETIPPLPQGEQHSTFPTLPRHTPLSTLAPAEEAVDEENTSPCMVPHDDFTVVTQAEMHQPPAAVARDIRKPSRASKSSGVRARPDDLAV from the exons GTTTGGCTGACCGTCCTCTTTATCTTCCGTATCTTGGTGCTGGGTGCAGCAGCTGAAGAGGTTTGGGGCGATGAGCAGTCTGACTTTACTTGTAACACGCAGCAGCCTGGTTGCGAGAACGTCTGCTACGACGAGGCCTTCCCCATCTCCCACATCCGCTTCTGGGTGCTACAGATCATCTTTGTCTCCACGCCCACTCTCATCTACTTGGGCCATGTGCTGCACATTGTCCGcatggaggagaagaggagggaaagggaggaggagcTCAGGAAGGCCGGACGGCACCAGGAGGACCACGATCCTCTCTATCACAATGGAGTCGGcgatggaggaagaggaggaggggggaagaAGGAGAAGCCACCAATTCGTGATGAGCATGGAAAGATCCGGATCCGCGGGGCGTTGTTGAGGACCTACATCTTCAACATCATCTTCAAGACTCTGTTTGAGGTGGGCTTCATTCTGGGACAGTACTTCCTCTATGGCTTCCACCTGAGGCCGCTCTATAAGTGTGGCCGCTGGCCCTGCCCCAATACTGTGGACTGCTTCATCTCCAG GCCCACTGAAAAGACGATCTTTATCATCTTCATGCTGGTGGTTGCCTGTGTCTCTCTGGTCCTCAACTTGCTGGAGATCTACCACCTGGGCTGGAAGAAAGTCAAGCAGGGGGTCAGCAATGAGTTTGTACGCGACAGTGAGTCGCTGCT TTCCTCTCCTCATGAGGAGACCATCCCACCGCTTCCTCAAGGGGAGCAACACTCCACATTTCCTACACTTCCTCGTCATACCCCTCTCTCTACCCTCGCACCTGCGGAGGAGGCGGTGGATGAGGAAAACACATCACCTTGTATGGTCCCACATGACGACTTCACCGTGGTTACCCAGGCGGAGATGCATCAGCCTCCTGCTGCTGTTGCGAGAGACATCCGGAAGCCAAGTCGGGCCAGCAAGAGCAGCGGCGTCCGAGCTCGCCCTGATGACCTGGCAGTGTag